A region from the Vicia villosa cultivar HV-30 ecotype Madison, WI linkage group LG3, Vvil1.0, whole genome shotgun sequence genome encodes:
- the LOC131662075 gene encoding protein PLASTID TRANSCRIPTIONALLY ACTIVE 10 produces MQVFPNSYLFTFPKPLNPPSPLFHFHRRPPPLLLRKPPPTTVAKSFTSDEFPVDETFLQALGPQNKETEDEARRRNWIERGWAPWEEILTPEAEFARHSLNEGEEVPLKSPESIEAFKMLNPRYRKKRIEEMGLTEEEYLEKQFEIKTEIPEPLVTKWAGPLVVRLVPPRDWPPRGWEVDRKELEFIREAHKMQAKRVRLEDIENGVKTETDDVCLDRYKVFLKQYKEWVEANKDLLEEESYKLDQDYHPGRRKRGKDYKDGMYELPFYYPGQICVGKVTTLHLYQGAFIDIGGVYDGWVPIKNNDWFWIRHHINVGMTVIVEITAKRDPYRFRFPIELRFVDPNIDHLIFNRFEFPPIFHREEDTNPDEMRRDCGRPPLPRKDPGDKPEEEPLFSNHPYVDKLWQINVAEQMILNDMDINPDKYKGKKLSDLVDEDDFDEEKSVQHTKVHYKNALVPKVTLKTSVKELDLEAAFAEREHHKKLWKEAKDRGEDYKITSLKRNTEMDEYDFMHWRRSFEEREALIRDISCRKTLGLPLEEPGRYVDASFFGKDQYDPESPLYRYDYWGEPKNSEKSRKERMTDTHNKSIVGKSTVWCEMPYEDTIKDQSKEFIKYTEQDEEEDDDDDDDFDFSILRNLGNNDAADQIRVNGTETSTLSDEGVFEE; encoded by the exons ATGCAAGTCTTCCCCAATTCTTATCTCTTCACTTTTCCTAAACCCTTAAACCCTCCCTCTCCCCTTTTCCACTTCCACCGTCGTCCTCCGCCTCTACTCCTCCGAAAACCACCACCCACCACCGTCGCAAAGTCCTTCACCTCCGATGAGTTCCCCGTCGACGAGACCTTCCTCCAGGCTCTCGGCCCCCAAAACAAGGAAACCGAGGATGAAGCTCGACGGCGCAACTGGATCGAACGCGGCTGGGCTCCCTGGGAAGAAATCCTCACTCCCGAAGCCGAATTCGCGCGTCATTCTCTCAACGAAGGTGAGGAGGTTCCTCTCAAATCGCCGGAGTCCATCGAAGCGTTCAAAATGTTGAACCCTAGGTACCGGAAGAAGAGGATTGAGGAAATGGGATTGACGGAAGAGGAGTATTTGGAGAAGCAGTTTGAAATCAAGACAGAGATTCCCGAGCCGTTGGTGACCAAGTGGGCGGGACCGCTGGTGGTAAGGTTAGTGCCGCCGCGTGATTGGCCTCCCCGAGGGTGGGAGGTGGATCGGAAGGAACTCGAGTTTATTCGAGAAGCGCATAAGATGCAGGCCAAGAGGGTGAGGTTGGAGGATATTGAAAATGGAGTTAAAACTGAGACTGATGATGTGTGTTTGGATCGGTATAAGGTGTTTCTGAAGCAATACAAAGAGTGGGTGGAAGCTAACAAGGATTTGTTGGAAGAGGAATCTTATAAG TTAGACCAAGATTATCACCCTGGTAGGAGGAAAAGAGGCAAGGACTACAAGGACGGCATG TACGAGTTACCATTCTATTATCCTGGTCAG ATTTGTGTGGGGAAGGTGACAACTTTGCATCTCTATCAAGGGGCATTTATTGACATTGGCGGGGTATACGATGG GTGGGTTCCTATAAAGAACAATGATTGGTTTTGGATTCGCCATCATATAAATGTGGGTATGACCGTCATTGTTGAAATTACG GCAAAGCGAGATCCTTATCGCTTCCGGTTCCCAATTGAACTTCGTTTTGTCGATCCAAATATAGATCATCTAAT CTTTAACAGATTTGAGTTCCCACCAATATTTCACCGCGAGGAAGATACTAATCCAGATGAAATGCGG CGTGACTGTGGAAGACCTCCTCTTCCTAGAAAAGATCCAGGAGACAAGCCAGAGGAAGAACCTCTATTTTCTAATCACCCATACGTTGATAAG TTGTGGCAGATCAATGTAGCTGagcaaatgattttgaatgatatggATATTAATCCTGATAAATATAAAGGCAAAAAGTTGTCAGACTTGGTTGACGAAGATGATTTTGATGAAGAAAAATCCGTCCAGCATACAAAAGTTCACTATAAGAATGCATTAGTGCCAAAAGTAACTTTG AAAACAAGTGTCAAAGAGCTTGACTTAGAGGCTGCATTTGCTGAGCGTGAG CACCATAAGAAACTATGGAAGGAAGCAAAGGACAGAGGTGAGGACTACAAAATTACCTCATTGAAGCGCAATACTGAGATGGATGAATATGATTTTATGCATTGGCGTAGATCATTTGAGGAAAGAGAAGCATTGATTAGAGACATCAGCTG TCGCAAAACTCTTGGATTACCATTGGAAGAGCCAGGAAGGTATGTGGATGCTAGTTTTTTCGGTAAAGACCAGTATGATCCTGAAAGTCCTCTATATCGCTATGACTACTGGGGAGAACCCAAGAATTCAGAAAAGAGCAGAAAAGAGAGGATGACAGATACTCATAACAAATCAATTGTGGGCAAGAGCACTGTTTGGTGTGAAATGCCGTATGAAGATACCATCAAGGATCAGAGCAAAGAATTCATTAAGTATACAGAGCAAGATGAAGAAGaggatgatgatgacgatgatgatttTGATTTTAGTATTCTGAGGAATCTTGGCAATAATGATGCCGCAGATCAAATTCGTGTTAATGGAACCGAGACTTCTACATTGTCAGATGAAGGCGTGTTTGAGGAATGA